In Nostoc sp. UHCC 0926, a single genomic region encodes these proteins:
- a CDS encoding Ycf51 family protein, with product MLTTADFLQYTQWSGIATLVFAALAVLAFILKWGIRFRLVGTTGFMLVLTAGLFALSIVPLSRTVIPGAVRYTLVYDNGSTQAVIATSPQITPTQLEATLRQAASNLFSYGRSGTREDDKLTVRARTIIHPEQGASVPVYLGEVKRSLVSHQNSPITVEIYTDKFAQLPKPTA from the coding sequence ATGCTTACAACAGCTGACTTTCTTCAGTACACCCAATGGTCGGGTATAGCCACCTTGGTATTTGCTGCCTTAGCAGTTTTGGCTTTTATTCTCAAATGGGGCATCCGCTTTCGGCTGGTGGGTACGACTGGCTTTATGCTGGTGCTGACAGCTGGTTTATTTGCACTCTCAATAGTCCCCTTGAGTCGGACTGTGATTCCCGGAGCAGTCCGGTACACTTTAGTTTATGACAATGGGTCAACACAAGCGGTGATTGCCACATCACCCCAAATTACACCCACACAATTAGAAGCAACTTTACGTCAAGCAGCTAGTAATCTCTTCTCTTATGGTCGCTCAGGTACACGCGAAGACGACAAGTTGACAGTTCGCGCCCGTACCATTATCCACCCGGAACAAGGGGCTTCTGTACCAGTTTACTTGGGTGAGGTGAAGCGATCGCTCGTTTCGCATCAAAATTCCCCAATCACAGTCGAAATTTACACAGACAAATTCGCCCAATTGCCAAAACCTACTGCTTAA
- the ltrA gene encoding group II intron reverse transcriptase/maturase, translated as MKKSKTRHEPMVEWSQLNWCKLEKAVFKLQKRIFKASQRGDVKATRRLQKTLMKSWYAKCLAVRRVTQDNSGKNTAGVDGVKSLSPAARFRLVNNLKLGAKVKPTRRVWIPKPGTEEKRPLGIPVINDRALQALVKLALEPEWEARFEPNSYGFRAGRSCHDAIEAIFLSIKKKPKFVLDADIAKCFDRIDHEALLRKLNTSPTIRRQVRAWLKAGVMDGKQLFPTSEGTPQGGVISPLLANIALHGMEERIKEFAKTIELRNHKGYQVSWQSKAKSLSLIRYADDFVILHEDITVVQRCREIISEWLKDMGLELKPSKTRLIHTLNGYGEEKPGFHFLGFNIRQHLVGKYHSKQGFKTIITPSKEKQKIHYERVASIIEDHKAAPQVALIIRLNPVITGWSNYYSTVVSKAAYSGLDNLIYPKLKAWAQRRHPNKSGVWVSNKYWQTIGGDNWAFVTRQKGQNPMRLRSHAETLIVRHVKVKGDASPYDGNLIYWSSRMGEHPEVSTRVATLLKAQKGKCTHCQLYFREEDVLEVDHKIPRSKGGKDEYKNLQILHKHCHDSKTAEDGSVAKCV; from the coding sequence ATGAAAAAGTCTAAAACACGGCACGAGCCGATGGTGGAATGGAGTCAGCTTAACTGGTGCAAGCTGGAAAAGGCTGTATTCAAGTTGCAAAAGCGCATATTCAAAGCTTCTCAACGTGGTGATGTTAAAGCAACGCGCAGACTCCAGAAGACGCTGATGAAGTCCTGGTACGCAAAGTGTTTAGCGGTGCGACGGGTAACCCAAGACAATTCCGGCAAAAATACAGCAGGAGTGGATGGGGTTAAATCCTTGTCCCCAGCAGCACGGTTTAGGCTGGTAAATAATCTGAAACTTGGGGCAAAGGTAAAACCGACACGTCGGGTTTGGATTCCCAAACCAGGAACGGAAGAGAAAAGACCTTTGGGAATACCCGTAATTAACGACCGAGCCTTGCAAGCGCTGGTCAAACTGGCATTAGAGCCAGAATGGGAAGCGCGATTTGAACCCAACTCATACGGGTTCAGAGCCGGACGCTCATGCCATGATGCGATTGAAGCAATATTTCTCAGTATCAAAAAGAAGCCCAAATTTGTGCTAGATGCTGATATTGCCAAATGTTTCGACCGCATCGACCATGAAGCACTGCTAAGAAAATTAAATACATCCCCCACCATTCGCCGACAAGTTCGTGCTTGGTTAAAAGCGGGGGTGATGGATGGTAAGCAGTTGTTTCCAACATCTGAGGGTACGCCGCAGGGTGGGGTTATTTCTCCACTACTAGCCAATATAGCTCTCCACGGGATGGAAGAACGGATAAAGGAATTTGCCAAGACTATAGAGTTGCGTAACCACAAAGGATATCAAGTAAGTTGGCAATCAAAAGCAAAAAGCCTAAGCCTAATCCGATATGCCGATGACTTTGTGATTCTCCACGAAGACATAACCGTAGTCCAAAGATGCAGAGAAATAATCTCTGAATGGTTAAAAGACATGGGACTAGAATTGAAGCCCTCAAAGACAAGACTAATACACACCCTTAATGGGTATGGGGAGGAAAAACCGGGGTTTCACTTTCTCGGTTTTAACATACGTCAGCATCTGGTGGGTAAATACCACTCAAAACAGGGTTTCAAGACAATCATCACCCCAAGCAAGGAAAAGCAAAAGATACATTATGAGCGAGTGGCTAGTATCATCGAAGACCATAAAGCAGCGCCTCAAGTGGCGTTAATAATCCGATTAAACCCGGTAATCACAGGATGGTCAAACTACTACTCAACAGTGGTAAGTAAGGCTGCTTACTCTGGCTTAGATAATCTCATATATCCAAAGCTGAAGGCTTGGGCGCAACGCCGCCACCCCAATAAATCCGGGGTATGGGTGTCAAATAAATATTGGCAAACCATAGGTGGTGATAATTGGGCATTCGTAACCAGGCAAAAGGGTCAAAACCCGATGCGGTTACGGTCACACGCCGAAACTTTAATAGTTAGGCATGTGAAAGTTAAAGGCGACGCCAGTCCCTACGACGGCAACCTAATTTACTGGAGTTCTAGAATGGGAGAACACCCAGAAGTATCAACAAGAGTTGCAACGCTTTTGAAGGCTCAGAAAGGGAAATGTACCCACTGCCAATTGTACTTCCGAGAAGAAGATGTACTGGAGGTTGACCATAAAATCCCCCGCAGTAAAGGGGGAAAAGACGAATACAAAAACCTTCAGATATTACACAAACATTGCCATGACAGCAAAACAGCCGAAGACGGTTCGGTTGCGAAGTGCGTTTGA